The following proteins come from a genomic window of Canis lupus familiaris isolate Mischka breed German Shepherd chromosome 31, alternate assembly UU_Cfam_GSD_1.0, whole genome shotgun sequence:
- the LOC119877763 gene encoding keratin-associated protein 20-2-like, with translation MCYYSNYYGGLGCGYRGLGWGYGGYGFGCYRPSCCGRYWSYGFY, from the coding sequence ATGTGCTATTACAGCAACTACTATGGTGGCCTGGGCTGTGGCTACCGTGGCCTGGGCTGGGGCTACGGTGGGTATGGATTTGGCTGCTACCGCCCATCTTGCTGTGGCAGATACTGGTCCTATGGATTCTACTGA